tggaggcagcataaagaagaaggacacctcacacctggacaaacttcttaggaaggcaggctctattgtaggcacggagctggacagtttgacatccgtggcagagcgacgggcactgagcagactcctgtcagtcatggagaatccactgaacaggatcatctccagacagaggagcagcttcagcgacagactgctgtcaccatcctgctccactgacagactgaggagatcgttcctccgccacactatgcgactcttcaattccacccgggggggtaaacgttaacattatacaaaattattgtctgtctggtATACTTtaattgttatcactctttaatttaacatattgttctttatcggtatgctgctgctggagtacagtggaacttcggttcacgaccataattcgttccaaaactggtcgtaacccgatttggtcgtgacccgaagtaatttcccccataggattgtatgtaaatacaattaatccattccagaccgtatgaactgtatgtaaatatattttctgtaaagatttttaaacacaaaaattataccatagaatgcacagtgtaatagtaaactaatgtaaaaacattgaataacactgagacaaacacccaggctttcCGCTCAGCTGCACGCGCAGGCTCGCTCTCTTTCAGCTGTAGGAgcctgctctctctttctctctcagcagcacgcgagcctgctctctctctctctctctctctctctctctctctctctctctctctctcagcagcatgcaagcctgctctctctctctctctctctctctctctctctctctctctctctctctctctcagcagcacgcgagcctctctctctctctctctctctctctctctctctctctctctctctctctcagcagcacgcgagcctgctctctctctctctctctctctctctctctctcagcagcacgcgagCCTGCGCTTTCTCTAACTCTCTCGCTCCCTCGCTCTctcactccctctctctctcacacttgctcactcgctctttctctcctgcaccggctttatttatttagttatttattaaaactggcctttttgacgggagctgtggacccgctataccacaggacaaagctgggttgagaggaggttacagttttgagggagagtccctctgcatgatgcaccaagaacaatgtacagtacagggggaaactgaacacgtgcggaaatcatcggcgcacacaaaccgaaagggagactggcttgttcgtataccgagtgtgtggtcgtgagcagatgcaaaagtttggcgaactttttggtcgtaacctgatttgtacgtggtccaagATGCTCGTgaaccgaggtaccactgtatgtgaatttccccttgtgattaataaattatctatctatctatctatctatctatctatctatctgtctgtctgtctgtctgtctgtctgtctgtctgtctgtctgtctgtctgtctgtctgtttgtctgtctgtctgtctgtctactttaATAAATTACTTTCACTTTCCATGTTGTGGTCCAGACGTGATGATAGACCAGTTTTTAGTAAAGAATCCAAACATGTTTTCTGTGATACTccaaaaaatgcaagtttatttataacataaggataaAAGAAGATGAGTATAAGCAactgtatgtactgtagttatatatgtatatagacatATAAATGGAAGACAATAACAAACACCATAATACAATTATGATAGCTTAGTTCACCTTTTCCTCTACTATTGAAAAAGGTGCATAACTTATGAGTtctaatcttaaaatgaataactTAATTTTCATGGAATACAACCAGGAATGTAACTGAGAGgtgagggcaaaaaaaaaaaaaagtgtgtcacCTCTTgttagggttttattttttttttaaagtttaactaAATTATTTGTATCATTGCAGGTTTACTGGAGAATGTCAGCCTCGCTGCGTCTTCATCTGCTGAGACATCTTTTCATTGCAGACTGCAACACATACAGAACAAGGAGAAGTTGAAGAAACCGGCAAGAGGATCCGAGAATTTGACGGCAATCTCTTTGCAGTGCAGTTCTCTTCCAGCAAGAAAAGCCATCAATACTGAACAACAACGAGGGCATAACACAGACCAAGAGGTTTCGTGTGCTGGCCAAGAGCAcggacaaacttttaaaatcaaatctgACTCTGAAGATCACAAGTCAATTCATGCAAGACCAAAGccacattgctgttctgaatgtggcaaacgattcctCCATAAGAGCAGGCTTCAAGCTCACATAAGaagtcatactggagagaaacctttTTGCTGCTCagaatgtggcaaaagattttCCCATAACTGCAGTCTACAAACACATACAAGAATCCACACGGGAGAAAAGCCTTATGGCTGTGCCAATTGTGGGAAAAGATTTATTGACAGTAGCCATCTTCATAGCCACaaaagagttcacactggagagaagccacatTGCTGCTCTGAATGCGGCAAACAATTCACTGTCCTTAGCTCTCTTCagagccacaaaagaattcatacaggagagaagccatattgctgttctcagTGTGGCAAACAATTTGCTGTCAATAGCAATCTGCAGCAGCATGCAAGAAGTCATACTGGAGAgaggccatattgctgttctgaatgtggaaaaagattTCTCCATAACAGCAGTCTTAAAAGACACACAAGAATccacacaggggagaagccatattgttgtcctgaatgtggtaaacgatttACCAGCAGTAATAGTCTTTGGCAGCACACACagattcatactggagagaagccacattgctgttctgaatgtggcaaaaggtTCCTCCAAAGTGGCAGACTTCAGGCACAcataagaattcatactggagaaaaacctcatcGTTGCTCTGAATGTGGGAAGCGATTCTCTGATAGTAGTAGTTTCCACAGACATATAAGAATCCACACCGGAGAAAAGCCCTATGGCTGTGctgaatgtggaaaaagattCATTGACAGTAGTACTCTTCACAGGCACACGCGAGTgcatactggagaaaagccataatGCTGCTCTGAATGTTGGCAAATGATTCTCCCAGAATGGCAGTCTTCACTGATCCCACTGATCTGCAATAGCGAATATGGCAGATTATGTTCCACTAAGGGCAGCCttcacaattatttaaaaattcatgctgaagaaaaaaaatgtattgccaATCTAACTGTGGTAAAGGATTCCCACGTTTAAGCAATTTTCATGGGTACCAAAGAATCCACAGTGGACAGAGGCCTTATGGTTGTAACACTGAACAGTGAACTCCAAGGCCGTAAAAGAATTCACATCGGCTGTTCTGATTGTGTCAGGTGTTTGTCAGACAGCAGGAGTGTTAATGGTcatgttacagatcacaatggaGTAAGCTGGAGGGTGAAGAATGAAGGAATGGAGGGGACACTGAAACATAACTTTCTTAACTCCTGAGGTCTTGATGAGTCCCTTCACTTGTTGGTCTTTGTTGTATAAGACTGATAGCACAGCCCATCAAAGTAACATGTTTTACACTGTGAAAAGGACCCAAAGAAGTCTAAGAAGTCTCTCATGATATAAAGGTGCCTTACAATCTGCCTTGGCACCATTGTAGGTGATGGTGGTAGAGGATAGTGTGAATTCTGAGAAGAAGACCATCATTGTGGTGACAGATGGACAGTGTTCCAGTAGAATGTTCAAGACCCTAAAAGTGCAACTTGAGCAGGAAATTAAGAGGACTGGACACAGTCCAGGGGTCAATTGAAGACAAAGACTTGGTCAAGTAGTCCTGCTGTCATGAAAGTAATCAGAATTTCTGACTAAATCATACACAAGGTAGTGAGAGAGAAAACGAATCCCGACTTCAAATTCTTTAAGATAATCGAGTTTTACCTAAGGTCTATAATgggacaatttaaagaaaaagcacaaaaggCATGAAAGAAGAAATAATACAGAAGAGGAGGCATGACCAGAAGAAGTGAGAGCAGAACAGGAAGAAACCTGGGATAAAGAGAAGAGGAGGACCACCTATGGGGTAGCGTGTATCACCACATAAAAAAAACATCAGCACACAAACTgagtaaaaaaagaataaacagaaatatttgaCAATGAATTCAGAAATAAGCACCCAAATATGAACAGACACACTCAGAAAAACGATTCTGACccagaagtggaaagtcctgaaAGGCACCCGATTCTCAAATTAAAGACATGCAGAGAATTAAGAAATTTCGgaggaattaaaaatgaaatttgtagTGGCCTCAGCTTCGGTGTTGCCTGGCatcctgctcagggtttgtttcctgccttgtgccctgcgttggctgggattggctccaacagaccccccgtgaccctgtagttaggatatggcaggttggataatggatggatggatagtggcCTCAGTCTCGTGAGTCGGTGGTGTTACGGCAAAAGGGGCCAGTGTGACACAAACTTTAGAATGCCACCAGGTGGCACTGCTGTGTTTCATAAGTTCACATATTTACAACAAAGTCAACCAAGTTTTTCTTACTAaatcttattaaataaaatatcaaaatgtgtcCAGCTGGATCCACGTCGAAATATATGTTCTAAAGTCCCAGGGGCCTGCTGACATCGATCACAGGTCAGATCAGTGTGTGGAGATATGCAGGCTACACTCACTAtgccaaaatttaaatatttgcaacccattttttttgaaaggagcccactaataacaatttgttcttatttaattaatgatatatcgtagatgcatattttattatacctacttaacttttatcaacatttatctaactctatatttatttctttagtatcagaatgtagtttaagttaatttgttttggtttcaatagatgtatttttcatatttttgattcttgttttctttttatcgcatcttcgcgtccccctttttgttatttcgcgcccccctaggggggcccgcctcaCAGATTGATTAGCCAATGTTATCTACAAAAGTGAATTTGGCATAAGATCTTAAAGTGCATCAGGCGATGGCCGGTAAAGGTAGAGAATGAGTGAACCTTGTGGAGCACATTGCTGGACATCTCATTCAGAAACTCCTGCAAGTTCTTTATAACAGCAAGTGATGGAGGCTGAAGAGATGAATTGGAGTTCTGTATTCTAGAAATCTAAACACCTAGAATTTGGATTGTTCTGGAATGTGGTATCAATTGGGGAAAACACTCAGGTAGAGAGAAGGGAAGGATGGCAATTCATTCCAAACAAAGTCCAGACTTGGAAGGGGAGGAGACTTTTTTTGGGAGTGTGTGGTGTatcgggtccacagctcacgtcaaaaaggccactttttaaataaataattgccgcactcgcagCTTAGAGAGGGGGTGTGGTATGTGTGGCCGGAGTGGTTCCCGGGTGATGCGTGATGTGGACGGTCCTCActaaagtgcacaggtgaggagtcgtctgcatctgtaattcatgccgggagctgctgattaccacatctgatccacgtccccataATAAACAGAAGCGCAAGGCGGATAGGAGGGAAGGAGAAACGatgagagaagagagaaaagttAAGAGAGAAGGACGGAGGTTAAGAGAGAAGAGAAGTGCGGAGCATGgagcgaacccacatcgtcaccgGGTGCTTAATCATATTTTTAAGCAAGAATTGTCTGTATCCAAGTATTTAATGCACTTAATTCTTTAATAGTACACAGTCCAAAATGTTGACTCCTACACAGAAGGAGGGAAAATCATAGCAGTCAATTTTAGAAACTATTAAACAAGAGGATTAGCAGGAGGGGAATGCATtaataacatgtacagtatatcacaacAGCAGAGAGTATCCAATAAGTGAGTTTTCTCAGTAAAAATAAATTGGTGTATAAAACAGTTTACTTCATTAAACAGTCGATTGTGCTAATATCAGGGAGGTATAGCGCTGGTAAGACCGAAagtgtgaaagtgtttattaatCGAGAGGAGCACAAACAGTGTAGGTGGAGGCACAGAGCCTGACAGTAATAGAGGGGTGTAGAGTTAGGAAAACAGACAGTTAAAGTAAAGTTTAGTATCCTCAAGGAAAGAAAGATGTTACAGCAGACAGTGGAAAGGGAAAGGATTACAGCAGCTTGAAGGTATAACTAAACTGACATGTCCATTTTAataaattgtgtgttttttttttaattcaataaaaatggAGTTGAGCAATTTAATAGTCCAAATCCAGATATTGAAAATGACACCAGTACAATGTAAGTCCTGTTTGaaggcccaggtgtcctttatgGAGATGGTTGCCCTCTGGATGCACTGGTAGGAGACCTCCCTGGATGGGTGGGCCAGTAGCCACCATCCATGTTAGAATAAATGAAATAACATAAGGGCAGGCTGTCAGTTCTGCCACCCAAATTTAAATAGTCAGGTGCCAGGATGAGAAGCAGAACTGAACCAACAAGGTGGTCTTCACTGAAGTTCTGCGTGTACCTTtaaccagtccaggtaagattgagaaGACTATAAGGTGAAACGTGATGCTCAAATCTTGGTGTGGGATAGAGGGAAAGGGATTTATGGGGCATCGGGACTCCTCCTGGAACAAATGGGACCTGTTGTGACGACGCCGGTTCCCTACAGACTCCCACTttccacatgggagtctgctgaaccaacaccgttgatagttaTGGCCGAGataagctgacaaatgaggacaattcacTGATGAAGCCAGAGGAGgttggaaaaagtgctcaagtgcttttattaaaaacaaacctcAAACAAGTCAGTGTCCAAAaggaaagtgcagtgcttcaaaattcataaataaatccaataaaaagtaGGAATAAAAATtcagaggttaaaaatgcagtcaaCTCCTCCTGATTTCAGCAGCCATGAGCTCCTTTAGgccggctctcctcccttcttccttcgcgCTCACGTGGTCACACTTTGGAAGCCTAGGGAGGACACGTGCTTTGCTCGTCACACTCCACCCGAATGTTCAGTGAGGTGAACTACCCCTAGAACGACACTGCCAACGGCTCCTTTACGGGGCCCCAGCTCACACTGCGAGATCAACCGCCAATACTGCCTTTAACTCTCTCTTTCCTCCTCTCGCCTTTGATTTCCGCCCCTATCCTTGTGCCGACCCATATATAAGGTGGGCACTGCACCGTAATCACAtgccacaggaagccaatgaagcaattgggaacaatcACACCCAcacatgcaggtgcgactcgccccaactacctcattaactgcCCACGGTCGTGCAAACGCACCCACAGAGAGCAGCACGGCTTTATGGGTTTACAACTGGCCTTTTATTTTtgaagccgtggacccgctacaccagaCCTGTTCTGCTGTGACAGGTTACATTTGAGTAGAAGGGGCATCAAAATGTACACTGTgtacacaattattaggcaagttgtatttttgaggattaattttaatatggaacaaacacagtgctatcagtcaatccaaaatgttaataaacctgaaacctgaatgtttcacaacggaaatgtgagtgtgaacatcatcaggggaatacatatgtgcgcacaattattaggcaactattagtgtgcagatttattatgcaactaaaggaaaaatgaaaattttcccatctcacttgtttattttcatctgttatagtgagaataataaacaaacacctcaaaatttacaaataaacatctctgacatttcaaaaaaaatcaatcagtcaatcaatgaccaatatagccacccttctttccaataacagtcctaagcctttccattcatggagtctgtcagtttcttgatctgttgacgatcagctttttgtggagcagtgactacagcctcccagacactcttcagagaggtggattgtttttctcccccgtaaatctagcgtttaagaagtgcccacaagttctcgatagggtttaggtcagatgaggaagaggggccatgtcattattccttcatctttaaggcctttactggctggccacgcagtgagaacttcgatgcaagtgatggagcattggcctgcataaaatcatggtcttttcctgtatcactgtttgaagaaagtgtcttgaaaaactggcagtaggtttgggagttgattttgagttcatcttcaatgcaaaaggtccaactagctcatctttaaaaataccagctcataccagtaccccacctccacgttggtgtggagctctgtgcccattactgatccacaggtccatccatctggtccatcaagagtcactctcatctcatcggtccataaaacctttgaaaaaatctgtcttcagatatttcttggcccagttttgacgtttcaacttatgtttcttgttcagtggtggttgggtttcagccctccttaccttggccatgtctttgagcactgaacaccttgtacttctgggcactccaggtaggttgcagctctggaatatgaaagtactggaggataatgggttcctggtagcttcacgtttgattcttctcaaatctttggcagctaatttgcgtcttttgttctcaacacgtttcttgcgaccctgttgactatttgcaacaaaatgtttgatggttctgtgatcacacaccaatatcttagcaattccaaaagtgctgcatccctctgaaagactttttacaatttttgacttttcagagtcagttaaatctcttttttggcccattttgcccgagaaAAACTatctgcctaataattctgcacaccttgatatagggtgttgatctccttaggccacaccctccctcattacacaaatacacatcacctgacgtgcttaaatccaataagcattcaagttaatacagcttggagttggaatatacgcataaaaatgatgatatggtcaaaatactcacttgcctaataattgtgcacacagtgtatggtGGAGATTTATGAGTGGAAGTAGGGGTGGGTATTGCAAAGGGAACTGAGAAAATACCAGAGTGTGAACTTCACATCAAGAACTGTTTTAGTGGTATGTGAACAATCAAGGAGGAGGTGGAGTGTATCAGGGGCAGTAAAAGAGAATTcaaatatacagacagtgaaatagcacaTGCTCTAAACTCTCATTTTTATGAAGTATCCACATGTGGGGAAGTAGATAACCATTACTGTCTGTCACAACAGGCATTACTTAGGAGGTGCTGAGTGATGTGGAAGTTCTAGAGGGAGATGAGCTGCTGTggttaaataggctgaaataactaaaaaatatcCGGGAAGATAACATTTAGGAGGTTACTgagtgcagatataaacccttgactcaCAGACATATacacttgtgtgtttgtgtgtatatatatatatatatatatatatatatatatatatatatccatccatccattttctaaccgactgaatccgaatacagggtcacgggggtctgctggagccaatcccagccaacacagggcacaaggcaggaaccaatcctgggcagggtgccaacccaccgcaacacacacacaaacacacccacacaccaagcacacactagggccaatttagaatcaccaatccacctaacctgcatgtctttggattgtcggcggaaacccacgcagacacggggagaacatgcaaactccacgcatggaggacccgggaagcaaacccgggtctcctaactctgagcagcagcgctaccactgcgccaccgtgctgcccgtatatatatatttatatttatttatatatatatatatatagtggaaattatccaaagtaaaagaagaaactccacaaaaacaaagttgtgaaagaaaaagaaagaaaaagttgtgAAATAAATGATCAAGAGTCCTGAAAGGTTAcagtttgtgtttatatatatatggcgTTTATATGCAGAATTGTATTATGGGACAGGAACtagttggcaggaagtgacactGAATGCAGGAGATGGAAACAGCATCATCTAAATGGGACCGGAGGTGATGTCAGTTGAGAGGGCTGGATGTGACGTCATCTCGAGTTGCCGGAATTGACGTCATGGTGGCCATCTTGGAACCTGGAGGTAGAGGTAATTATTTTTCCTCGGTTTTTCTGTAGAGAGAAGAGAATCAGGTACCACATCACAACACCTTAtcttgcgatatttcactcacctttaggcttttgactgcctcctaatcacacatgtgtgacatatacatatgtacatatatatatatacacatacacactcactgactcatcactaattctccaacctcccgtgtaggtagaaggctgaaatttggcaggcttattccttacagcttacaaaagttaagccggtttcatttcgaaattctacacataacggtcataatggtcgataacagtcgacaacgtccggcatgttgaactttcttatttatggccccatcttcacgaaatttggtaggtggcttccctgcgctaatcgaaaccaatgtacgtacttgtttcggtggtatgacgccactatcagccgccatattgaactttccaacgtcactaattctccaacttcccatgtaggtagaaggctgaaatctggtacttacttcggtggtatgatatcactgtcggccgccatattgaacttttcaacggtctttgttacttatggacccatcttcaagaaatttggtacacgggttcccaacgctaactgaatcctacttacgtacatatatacgtccatagcctgcagctcggtcaccgtgtgaggcggcgttgggtcccccatcccaacgcctcccacgttgttggctgcctgcctatataaggccgtccgtcgctccagtctctacattcccttctttgcttcgccacgggattcacgtctccctgctgataactacagcctttttgtttaatccatggcttctccgctgttttattgttcatttattacgattatagttattgtgtaggtattttaggcttactttacattgttcaggtacccatttcctttatcattccaaccatacccccattaacatgtctatcgaggtgatcaccatcgatcacagaactgtcacttaccgagtggtttccatgcccggagatggcacctaccttttccattctctttgttacatattgcacggccatatcaggctcactcttgatatccagaggaacattgtgtcttatgtattgaatgactgggacaggttcaaggtgtggactgatgacgtacaggagataattagactacacaggagcactagaagagtgaaatgcttaagcccttcacctatggatctgcatgtgagttgatggctgccgctgaattgttcggttgtcaagtgtaccgaaatggccaaatattttaaacctttagacaaccgccaatgcctcttaaacatcttagattcacaggtgacgatttcagtagtggacactttgatgtttatgaatgtttaaactctcaaaagctggatgtgaagttatcaatgaaactgattgtgtgcttacaacgcttgacagatgcggaatgtcacttcaacacaagtcctacaaatactgttgtaattgaaacaaaccatgaaactcaaaccgattatgacagcagcaatccaagctgtgagaaaacagtaaaaaggaggcgtgtcagacgtcgtggtacattttctgatgcagctagacgaaaacaactttgtgacgctgccgccaaattctcgcagaaaaatccacaagttcatacacacgctaccgctaaatagtcgcaggcaaatccacaactttatgccggggaatgcctgttaaacatcttagattcacgagtaccgatttgggtagtgaacactttgatgaatgaaacctgtcatctttacaacggttgacaaacacggaatataacttgaacacaacacgtcctccaaatacgaacctgattgaaagaaataatgataatcaaatccttgatgacagcaacactcataacagtaacaaaacttAATAAAGATCTCACTAAAGAAGTTAATGTATTGCTAACAAAACACAGTAGATGCTCCAAACTTGTCATAGATAAAACTCTTCTGAAAAGTGTCATTTTTTGATAGGCCTTTAATAAAGTTTACTCTTAATTTTCCAGGACAGTGGgttggcgccttgcccagggtttgtttcctgccttgcgccctgtgttggctgggattggctccagcagacccctgtgaccctgtagttaggatataatgggttgaataatggatggatggattgatatttACAATTCtaacaggcaaataaataaattgcttaTATTATTGtcgaaaaattaaagcaaaaagaaaacattataaaattataacCAGCGAAAGACATAAGGGTCATATCAATATTTTAACATATGACTTAGCTGTGTATTAAGAAGGCTGGCATATCAATTATttacaagattttaaaatatatatgttactGGCAATGTATGAAATGCAGCCATTGTATACAATGCCTGGCGTGtttaggcaaagtatgaaatacccaaattattttaatattatatatactttccctaggcattatatagaatgacaaatgccatttaggcaaagtagatagatagataggtagatatgaaaggcactatatgattcatagatagatagatagatagatagatatttgtcttttggcattgcatagaatgcctaggGAATGCGTGACATATTAATTGTTTCATACTTTGACATTCAATTTTcagcattctatacaatgcctgcaTTTCATGCATTGCCGGTAACACATATATGAACAAATTTAACTCAATCCTCAAAGATACAAAAAGggtgagttttttttaaatacacatatGAGATAAACATTtacctaaaacaaaaaaatattttacacaaaacttcagtaatttttttttaacccataaCACCATGTTTATTATGATTAAAAGGTAAACCTGTGaatctttatattatttttaagccAATTAATTGTAAGTAAAATCAAAACGTAGACGAATATTCCCAGACAAAAAATATGTAATCTGCAGTTCCAGTCTACAAAATGCGCAAATATTATCATCCATTCCAAAGTTTAATCTTATTAATTCTGTACCGGATAAATGAAATTAACGTGAGTTCCCTTAACTTTCCTATaaaatagattatttttatttttttcgctctaataaaattatattacacTTTAACTGAAGAAAAGGACGATGTTCAATTCATAATTAAATCAATCTTTCAAACTACTCCCACTTTACGAGGATTTTAAACAATTCCTAACCAGGTAGAACACAGCAGAGAGTA
This genomic window from Polypterus senegalus isolate Bchr_013 chromosome 4, ASM1683550v1, whole genome shotgun sequence contains:
- the LOC120528133 gene encoding gastrula zinc finger protein XlCGF57.1-like isoform X1; this encodes MNREASFPSSHLRSKSWTRRAGASWGKFYTEGMASVNDVRTNAPVDFCIKSEDCEGRIAVVKEEECEVGIVRVTAEDSDDFLGNLEQQNRDAGRLYGESYFSSQPKLTNMATQQNSMELKSESPEFEENLSEGNGREREEQKSSWSEGISLLENVSLAASSSAETSFHCRLQHIQNKEKLKKPARGSENLTAISLQCSSLPARKAINTEQQRGHNTDQEVSCAGQEHGQTFKIKSDSEDHKSIHARPKPHCCSECGKRFLHKSRLQAHIRSHTGEKPFCCSECGKRFSHNCSLQTHTRIHTGEKPYGCANCGKRFIDSSHLHSHKRVHTGEKPHCCSECGKQFTVLSSLQSHKRIHTGEKPYCCSQCGKQFAVNSNLQQHARSHTGERPYCCSECGKRFLHNSSLKRHTRIHTGEKPYCCPECGKRFTSSNSLWQHTQIHTGEKPHCCSECGKRFLQSGRLQAHIRIHTGEKPHRCSECGKRFSDSSSFHRHIRIHTGEKPYGCAECGKRFIDSSTLHRHTRVHTGEKP
- the LOC120528133 gene encoding gastrula zinc finger protein XlCGF17.1-like isoform X2, which gives rise to MRLFNSTRGGLLENVSLAASSSAETSFHCRLQHIQNKEKLKKPARGSENLTAISLQCSSLPARKAINTEQQRGHNTDQEVSCAGQEHGQTFKIKSDSEDHKSIHARPKPHCCSECGKRFLHKSRLQAHIRSHTGEKPFCCSECGKRFSHNCSLQTHTRIHTGEKPYGCANCGKRFIDSSHLHSHKRVHTGEKPHCCSECGKQFTVLSSLQSHKRIHTGEKPYCCSQCGKQFAVNSNLQQHARSHTGERPYCCSECGKRFLHNSSLKRHTRIHTGEKPYCCPECGKRFTSSNSLWQHTQIHTGEKPHCCSECGKRFLQSGRLQAHIRIHTGEKPHRCSECGKRFSDSSSFHRHIRIHTGEKPYGCAECGKRFIDSSTLHRHTRVHTGEKP